The Prevotella sp. oral taxon 299 str. F0039 genome has a segment encoding these proteins:
- a CDS encoding SusF/SusE family outer membrane protein — translation MKNIIRYYAILLCGLLAFASCSDDRDSNPKLQSPTTFTLNAPIYGSSAINLATSTALNFAWSQPEYGFPAIVDYQIELSLNDSWRVSTKEAWADKTGKTVADYATLDDTYNICNAQVGVAKIARSLEMIAKWEDGKVPPTQKVYARCKATYAGQTIYSNSVEFMVVPYYVEVKEHEPVLWYLTGSCFGNGAWGNGEDQLGVSMVPMYPIAGQEYDINTGTGVIGYIGYFPEKAIFKIIEKLGNWDFGICGNGGPLTTTYRAGGNDPGNIQIDEAGYYEIRLNTKTHECKIEKTTPASSIEFTKMSLPIKSGADNNWDATQNEMRKFSTTANTKNHDWVLDVNVTAGQELQFVANGALTDTWSASNFPFGTAVKGNKVAISVNESGKYKVFFNDITGQYYFLK, via the coding sequence ATGAAAAATATTATTAGATATTATGCAATATTGTTGTGTGGATTGTTAGCTTTTGCATCATGTAGCGATGATCGCGACTCTAATCCTAAGCTTCAATCTCCTACAACATTTACATTAAATGCGCCTATTTATGGTTCTTCAGCTATAAATTTAGCAACATCAACAGCTCTAAACTTTGCATGGTCACAACCGGAATATGGTTTTCCTGCAATTGTAGACTATCAGATAGAACTTTCATTGAATGACTCTTGGAGAGTTTCTACTAAAGAGGCGTGGGCAGATAAAACAGGAAAAACAGTTGCAGATTACGCTACACTTGACGATACTTACAATATTTGTAATGCGCAAGTTGGCGTTGCAAAGATTGCAAGAAGTCTTGAAATGATAGCAAAATGGGAAGATGGAAAAGTTCCACCTACCCAGAAAGTTTATGCACGTTGTAAAGCTACTTATGCAGGACAAACTATTTATTCTAATTCTGTAGAATTCATGGTTGTTCCTTACTATGTAGAGGTAAAAGAACATGAACCTGTTTTATGGTACCTTACTGGTAGTTGTTTTGGTAACGGAGCATGGGGAAATGGCGAAGATCAATTAGGTGTTTCTATGGTTCCTATGTATCCTATTGCAGGACAAGAATATGATATAAACACAGGAACAGGTGTTATTGGCTACATTGGATACTTCCCTGAAAAAGCAATATTTAAGATTATTGAAAAATTAGGTAACTGGGATTTTGGTATTTGTGGTAATGGTGGGCCTTTAACAACAACCTATCGTGCTGGAGGAAATGACCCAGGAAACATACAGATAGATGAAGCTGGATATTATGAGATTAGACTAAACACTAAAACTCATGAGTGTAAAATTGAAAAAACTACCCCAGCTTCTTCTATAGAGTTTACAAAAATGTCTCTACCTATTAAGTCTGGAGCAGACAATAATTGGGACGCTACACAAAACGAGATGAGGAAATTCTCGACAACTGCTAATACTAAAAACCATGATTGGGTATTAGATGTGAATGTAACTGCAGGTCAAGAACTTCAGTTTGTAGCTAATGGTGCATTAACTGATACATGGAGTGCAAGCAATTTCCCATTCGGAACAGCAGTAAAAGGCAATAAAGTAGCCATTTCTGTTAATGAATCAGGAAAATACAAAGTGTTCTTTAACGACATCACTGGACAATATTATTTCTTAAAATAA
- a CDS encoding sugar transferase, protein MTTKIIVDTKQEIKIENKYIYDGMNGIERSIKRFFDFIAATISLILFSPLFIICYILIKKEDGGSVIFKQERIGRFGRPFCIYKFRSMKEDAEKDGPALFQHEKDHRLTKIGKFLRTHHLDELPQLWNVFIGDMSFVGPRPERKFYIDQIIQHDERYTFLYQIRPGVTSYATLYNGYTDTMEKMLRRLELDLYYLRKRSWWFDIKILINTFLNIAIGKKF, encoded by the coding sequence ATGACAACAAAGATAATCGTAGATACCAAGCAAGAAATTAAAATAGAAAATAAATACATTTATGATGGAATGAATGGAATAGAGAGAAGTATAAAACGTTTTTTCGATTTTATAGCAGCAACTATATCCCTTATTCTTTTCTCTCCTCTCTTTATTATTTGCTACATATTGATAAAGAAAGAAGATGGTGGTAGTGTTATTTTTAAGCAAGAACGCATCGGAAGATTTGGTCGGCCGTTCTGTATTTACAAGTTTAGAAGCATGAAAGAAGATGCAGAAAAGGATGGACCTGCATTATTTCAACACGAAAAAGATCATCGTTTAACCAAGATAGGTAAGTTTCTTAGAACGCATCACCTCGATGAATTACCCCAACTTTGGAATGTGTTTATAGGAGATATGTCGTTTGTTGGACCACGACCAGAGCGTAAATTCTATATAGATCAAATCATTCAACACGACGAGCGATATACCTTTTTATACCAAATTCGCCCAGGTGTTACCTCCTATGCCACCTTATATAATGGTTATACCGATACTATGGAGAAAATGTTACGCCGTCTTGAGCTTGATCTTTACTATCTTAGAAAACGTTCTTGGTGGTTTGATATCAAAATACTAATCAACACTTTCCTCAATATTGCAATTGGAAAGAAATTCTAA
- a CDS encoding DUF5115 domain-containing protein, with protein sequence MKKVYMIMGVATAMFAACSEDYTNWTAPQSNPQTPEKTISFTATPLPAVDYNTIKGDSLQLFTSSVLTEATLVSQKFSTVVFNENKTRQKVLKTTKEGKIAAADLENAVKNLYGEGDTERAVSITINDTINVETGESFLKTFDFTCKVSLTKKNFPEFFYVVNPEKPTEKAQVLRGEKFDGTFIGYVYLDKQFKLRPNSDNAENDLECTSEGNVEEKGQGEACIVSTPAFYKIEVKLEQGVKKGTYTLTKIDNVSIIGDAVGGWDKDFIDLTYNPTTGIWEADNVNVIKTGPLKFRANHGWALSWGGYESETAFKELTANDGKNLNVEKGTYKVELTLTFDGKSKVVFTKK encoded by the coding sequence ATGAAAAAAGTATATATGATAATGGGAGTTGCAACAGCCATGTTTGCTGCTTGTTCTGAAGATTATACGAATTGGACTGCACCACAATCCAATCCACAAACTCCTGAAAAAACGATTTCATTTACAGCAACACCTTTGCCTGCTGTCGACTATAATACCATTAAGGGTGACTCTCTTCAGTTGTTTACATCTTCTGTACTTACCGAAGCAACACTTGTAAGTCAAAAGTTCTCTACTGTTGTTTTCAATGAAAATAAAACAAGACAAAAAGTTCTTAAAACAACAAAAGAGGGTAAAATAGCTGCTGCCGACTTAGAGAATGCGGTTAAAAATCTTTATGGAGAAGGAGATACCGAACGTGCTGTCTCTATTACTATCAACGACACCATAAATGTTGAAACAGGTGAAAGCTTCTTAAAAACATTTGATTTTACTTGCAAAGTTAGCTTAACTAAGAAAAACTTCCCTGAATTCTTCTATGTTGTTAATCCAGAAAAGCCAACCGAAAAGGCTCAAGTTTTACGTGGTGAAAAATTCGATGGTACATTTATTGGTTATGTTTATTTAGATAAACAATTCAAGTTACGTCCTAATTCAGATAACGCAGAGAACGATTTAGAATGTACATCAGAAGGCAATGTAGAAGAAAAAGGACAAGGAGAAGCATGTATAGTGAGCACACCAGCGTTCTATAAGATAGAAGTTAAATTAGAGCAAGGCGTTAAGAAAGGTACTTATACATTAACAAAAATAGATAATGTCTCTATAATTGGAGACGCTGTTGGTGGATGGGATAAAGATTTTATTGATTTAACCTACAATCCTACAACTGGTATTTGGGAAGCTGATAATGTAAATGTTATAAAAACAGGACCTTTAAAGTTCCGTGCTAATCATGGCTGGGCTTTGTCTTGGGGTGGTTACGAGAGTGAAACTGCATTCAAAGAACTGACAGCTAATGATGGTAAGAACTTAAATGTAGAGAAAGGAACTTATAAAGTAGAACTTACTCTTACTTTTGATGGTAAATCAAAGGTTGTTTTCACTAAAAAGTAA
- a CDS encoding RagB/SusD family nutrient uptake outer membrane protein translates to MNKYFKHIIPSAIFLFSTGILASCVGDLDVTPIDPNIRPTANGDALFNKCYANIAVAGNGGATGDCDIDGLDGGTTGFVRQMWNSNELTTDEAICHWGDAGIEQFDYNTYDASHPMLNGYFARLTTGITYCNDYLKNINEDATKTAEIRFVRALEYYLLMDAFGNVPFAETLSEPTMKTRPEMYEWLVKELTEIEPNLSEAQPKKSSDANYGRVDKASAWMLLARLYLNAQVYTGTPQWAKAAEYAKKIMDSAYKLNTKKVNGWSAYQMLFMGDNGETDAAYEAIFPILQDGLKTTSWGTTTFLTASTFDGNMHASIHDKSVVNGLSGQTWGGNRCRPDLLKRFFPNKEVPNVSSIEMPTKDYAHDDRAIFDGKDRKLDNGKGAIGKFTDGFATAKFINIKTDGSAGHSLTFSDADFFFFRKAEAYLIYAEATARANGNHLTPEGIAAVKTLRERANAEPKTNFTLSELCDEWSREFYFEGIRRPTLIRFGFFGGDNNYNWTYKGGVKEGRSFSASKNIFAIPSNYVKDAIKQNPNY, encoded by the coding sequence ATGAATAAATATTTTAAACATATAATTCCATCGGCAATATTCTTATTCTCGACAGGAATATTAGCCTCTTGTGTTGGCGATTTAGATGTTACTCCTATCGATCCTAATATTCGTCCTACTGCAAATGGAGATGCTCTTTTTAATAAATGTTATGCAAATATTGCTGTTGCAGGTAATGGAGGAGCGACTGGAGATTGTGATATTGACGGATTAGATGGGGGTACCACTGGTTTTGTAAGACAAATGTGGAACTCAAATGAGCTAACAACCGACGAGGCAATATGTCACTGGGGTGATGCAGGTATTGAACAATTTGATTATAATACATACGATGCAAGTCATCCAATGTTAAATGGTTACTTTGCACGTCTAACAACTGGTATTACATATTGTAATGATTATTTAAAGAATATCAACGAGGATGCAACGAAAACAGCAGAAATTCGCTTTGTACGTGCATTAGAATATTACTTATTGATGGATGCTTTCGGAAATGTTCCTTTTGCAGAAACTCTTTCTGAACCAACAATGAAGACACGTCCTGAGATGTATGAATGGCTTGTTAAGGAGCTTACAGAAATTGAACCTAATCTTTCTGAGGCTCAACCTAAAAAGTCTTCAGATGCTAATTATGGTCGTGTAGACAAAGCTTCAGCATGGATGTTGTTGGCACGTCTTTACTTAAATGCTCAAGTTTATACCGGAACTCCTCAATGGGCGAAAGCTGCTGAGTATGCTAAGAAGATTATGGACTCTGCTTATAAGCTTAACACAAAGAAAGTTAATGGTTGGAGTGCTTATCAAATGCTATTCATGGGCGACAATGGTGAAACCGATGCAGCTTATGAGGCTATCTTCCCAATCCTTCAAGATGGATTAAAAACAACCTCATGGGGTACAACTACCTTCTTAACAGCTTCTACTTTTGATGGAAATATGCATGCAAGCATACACGACAAGAGTGTTGTAAACGGATTAAGTGGACAAACTTGGGGTGGAAATCGTTGTCGTCCTGATTTATTAAAACGTTTCTTCCCTAATAAAGAGGTTCCTAATGTTTCAAGTATAGAAATGCCTACTAAAGATTATGCTCATGATGATAGAGCCATTTTCGATGGAAAGGATAGAAAGCTTGATAATGGTAAAGGTGCAATAGGTAAATTTACAGATGGTTTTGCCACAGCTAAATTCATTAACATCAAAACAGATGGTTCTGCAGGACATTCACTTACATTCTCTGATGCAGATTTCTTCTTCTTTAGAAAAGCAGAAGCTTATCTAATATATGCAGAAGCAACAGCTCGTGCAAATGGAAATCACCTAACACCAGAAGGTATTGCAGCCGTTAAAACATTACGTGAACGTGCTAATGCTGAACCAAAAACAAACTTTACTCTTTCTGAATTATGTGATGAATGGAGTCGTGAGTTTTACTTTGAAGGTATTCGTAGGCCTACTTTAATTCGTTTCGGATTCTTCGGAGGCGACAATAACTATAACTGGACTTATAAAGGTGGTGTTAAAGAAGGTCGTAGTTTCTCTGCAAGCAAGAATATCTTTGCTATTCCTTCTAATTATGTTAAGGATGCTATTAAACAAAACCCTAATTATTAA